One Scophthalmus maximus strain ysfricsl-2021 chromosome 9, ASM2237912v1, whole genome shotgun sequence genomic region harbors:
- the mgarpa gene encoding uncharacterized protein mgarpa isoform X3: MFSCRAAWQRCGPFARRAAYGLPRDVVQRRSMSSLPGGSGENIVYALLCGGAFVASVAYTYSTVSSDAARYNDRLTEINARPKTEWVPKPWPPKSKDDEEV, translated from the exons ATGTTCTCCTGCAGAGCGGCCTGGCAGAGGTGCGGACCCTTCGCACGGAGAGCAGCCTACGGGCTGCCCCGCGACG TTGTGCAGCGACGGTCAATGTCCTCACTCCCTGGAGGCTCTGGGGAGAACATAGTCTACGCCCTACTGTGTGGTGGAGCGTTTGTCGCTTCTGTGGCATAT acCTACAGCACTGTGTCTTCAGACGCAGCCAGGTACAATGACCGTCTCACGGAAATCAACGCCAGACCCAAGACGGAGTGGGTACCTAAACCGTGGCCACCTAAGA gtaaggatgatgaagagg TGTAA